One window from the genome of Bradyrhizobium xenonodulans encodes:
- a CDS encoding polyprenyl synthetase family protein produces the protein MAVIVPFETPGASIEELVALVAPDMERVNATILSRTGSDVTMIPEVANHLISSGGKRLRPMLTLAMANLAGYTGDGHIKLAASVEFMHTATLLHDDVVDESEMRRGKLSARMLWGNEASVLVGDFLLGQAFRMMVEVGSLRALDILSAAAATIAEGEVMQLAAAKNTATTEDEYLAVIRGKTAELFAAACEVGPVIANRPKAEQTACRSVGMNLGIAFQLVDDVLDYGGKSAKLGKNTGDDFREGKITLPVVLAFRRGNDTERAFWIRALERGEIGDSDLDHAIGLMNKHRALEDTISRAHHYGAMAVDALALFPSSPMKSALEQVVAFCLARSH, from the coding sequence GTGGCCGTCATCGTACCTTTCGAAACTCCCGGCGCGTCGATCGAAGAGCTGGTTGCCCTTGTCGCCCCTGATATGGAGCGCGTCAACGCCACGATCCTGTCGAGGACCGGGTCGGACGTCACCATGATCCCGGAGGTCGCCAACCACCTCATCTCCTCCGGCGGCAAGCGGCTGCGCCCGATGCTGACGCTGGCCATGGCCAACCTCGCCGGCTACACCGGCGACGGCCACATCAAGCTCGCTGCGTCCGTCGAGTTCATGCACACCGCCACGCTGCTCCACGACGACGTCGTCGACGAGAGCGAGATGCGGCGCGGCAAGCTGTCGGCGCGCATGCTCTGGGGCAATGAAGCGAGCGTCTTGGTCGGCGACTTCCTGCTCGGCCAGGCCTTCCGCATGATGGTCGAGGTCGGCTCGCTCCGCGCGCTAGACATCCTCTCCGCCGCCGCCGCCACCATCGCCGAGGGCGAGGTGATGCAGCTCGCCGCCGCCAAGAACACCGCGACCACCGAGGACGAATATCTCGCCGTGATCCGCGGCAAGACCGCCGAGCTGTTCGCGGCGGCCTGCGAGGTCGGCCCCGTGATCGCCAACCGCCCGAAGGCGGAGCAGACCGCCTGCCGCTCGGTCGGCATGAATCTCGGCATCGCCTTCCAGCTCGTCGACGACGTGCTCGACTATGGCGGCAAAAGTGCAAAGCTCGGCAAGAACACCGGCGACGACTTTCGCGAGGGCAAGATCACCCTGCCCGTCGTGCTCGCCTTCCGCCGCGGCAACGACACTGAGCGCGCCTTCTGGATCCGCGCACTCGAGCGCGGCGAGATCGGCGATTCCGACCTCGACCACGCCATTGGCCTGATGAACAAGCACCGCGCGCTGGAGGACACGATCAGCCGCGCCCACCACTACGGCGCCATGGCCGTCGACGCACTCGCGCTGTTCCCGTCCTCGCCGATGAAGAGCGCGCTGGAGCAGGTGGTGGCATTCTGCCTGGCAAGGTCGCATTGA
- a CDS encoding tRNA1(Val) (adenine(37)-N6)-methyltransferase, whose translation MIEVLTDITEDAFLGGRLRLMQKRSGHRAGHDAILLAAATEARAGNRVVDLGAGIGAAGLALARRVPGIGLSLVEIDPELAELARANAAANAIVAETVVLDVTADAQAFAAHGLGPDSVDVVLMNPPFNDPARHRGSPDQARHTAHVATDETLNAWIHAARRILRSNGALTLIWRADGIGEVLAALSRGFGSLAILPVHGEAGRPAIRVLVRAVKGGRAPTRLLPGLMLNDETSVPKNGVKDILEGRAVLPLAES comes from the coding sequence ATGATTGAGGTTTTAACAGACATCACCGAGGACGCCTTTCTCGGCGGGCGGCTGCGCTTGATGCAGAAGCGGTCCGGCCATCGCGCCGGCCACGATGCCATCCTGCTCGCGGCGGCGACGGAGGCGCGGGCGGGCAACCGCGTGGTCGATCTCGGCGCCGGCATCGGCGCGGCCGGGCTCGCGCTCGCCCGGCGCGTGCCCGGCATCGGGCTGAGCCTGGTCGAGATCGATCCGGAGCTGGCCGAGCTTGCGCGCGCCAATGCGGCGGCGAATGCGATTGTCGCCGAGACGGTCGTGCTCGACGTCACGGCCGATGCGCAGGCGTTTGCGGCCCATGGCCTCGGGCCCGACAGCGTCGACGTGGTGTTGATGAACCCGCCCTTCAACGATCCGGCGCGACATCGCGGCTCGCCCGATCAGGCGCGCCACACCGCGCATGTCGCAACCGACGAGACTCTGAATGCATGGATACATGCAGCGCGGCGCATCCTCCGATCGAATGGCGCGCTGACCTTGATCTGGCGTGCAGATGGGATCGGCGAGGTTCTGGCAGCGCTGTCACGCGGCTTCGGGAGCCTCGCGATCCTGCCGGTTCACGGTGAAGCGGGCAGGCCCGCGATCCGCGTGCTGGTGCGCGCGGTCAAAGGCGGGCGGGCGCCGACGCGATTGCTGCCGGGCCTCATGCTCAACGACGAGACGAGCGTGCCGAAAAACGGAGTGAAGGATATTCTGGAGGGGCGGGCGGTGTTGCCGCTGGCGGAGTCGTGA
- a CDS encoding putative signal transducing protein, with the protein MRELVRTNDMVLVSAIGALLDGANIHHLVLDQNMSIIEGSLGILPRRILVHEDDAQEARELLTEAGLSHELRGDD; encoded by the coding sequence TTGCGTGAACTGGTTCGAACCAACGATATGGTGCTGGTGTCGGCGATCGGCGCGCTGCTCGACGGCGCCAACATCCATCATCTGGTGCTGGACCAGAACATGAGCATCATCGAGGGCTCGCTCGGCATCCTGCCGCGGCGGATCCTGGTCCACGAGGACGATGCCCAGGAGGCCAGGGAACTCCTCACCGAGGCCGGCCTCAGCCACGAACTGCGCGGCGATGATTGA
- a CDS encoding S49 family peptidase, giving the protein MAEQLNDREGSGLADKLMKFLPARFRPGTAVVPVVRLSGVIGAVTPLRPGMSLAGVARVLERAFSYRNAKAVALVINSPGGSPVQSRQIYLRIKQLAAEKKLPVLVFVEDVAASGGYMIACAGDEIICDPSSILGSIGVVGGSFGFQEAIKRLGIERRLYTAGAHKAMLDPFLPENPDDVAKLKALQREIHQIFISLVKESRGTRLKGSDDTLFTGEYWAGESSIALGLADSIGDLRSTLRARYGEKVLTPVIAQPTGLLSGLLGRKSPGAGQLSAMESMAGLPDELISAVETRAIWAKFGF; this is encoded by the coding sequence ATGGCCGAACAATTGAACGATCGTGAGGGTTCCGGCCTGGCCGACAAGCTCATGAAATTTTTGCCGGCCCGCTTCCGGCCCGGCACGGCCGTGGTGCCGGTGGTGCGGCTCTCGGGTGTGATTGGCGCGGTGACACCGCTGCGCCCGGGCATGTCGCTCGCGGGCGTCGCGCGGGTGCTGGAGCGGGCGTTTTCGTACCGGAACGCCAAGGCGGTGGCGCTGGTGATCAATTCGCCCGGCGGCTCGCCGGTGCAGTCGCGCCAGATCTATCTGCGCATCAAGCAGCTCGCGGCGGAGAAGAAACTGCCGGTGCTTGTATTCGTCGAGGACGTCGCGGCCTCAGGCGGCTACATGATCGCCTGCGCCGGCGACGAGATCATCTGCGATCCGTCCTCGATCCTCGGCTCGATCGGTGTGGTCGGCGGCAGCTTCGGCTTCCAGGAGGCGATCAAGCGGCTCGGCATCGAGCGGCGGCTCTACACCGCCGGCGCGCACAAGGCGATGCTTGACCCGTTCCTGCCGGAGAACCCTGACGACGTCGCCAAGCTCAAAGCGCTCCAGCGCGAGATCCACCAGATCTTCATTTCGCTGGTGAAGGAGAGTCGCGGCACGCGGCTGAAGGGCAGCGACGACACGCTGTTCACGGGCGAATACTGGGCCGGCGAGAGTTCGATCGCGCTGGGGCTCGCAGACAGCATCGGCGATCTCCGCTCAACTCTTCGTGCCCGCTATGGCGAGAAGGTTCTCACCCCCGTGATTGCCCAGCCGACCGGGCTGCTGTCCGGCCTTCTCGGGCGGAAATCGCCCGGTGCGGGGCAGCTTTCGGCCATGGAATCAATGGCCGGCCTGCCGGATGAGCTGATCTCGGCGGTCGAAACCCGCGCGATTTGGGCGAAATTCGGGTTCTAG
- a CDS encoding glycine--tRNA ligase subunit alpha, translating into MDASLPAHMRPERSFQGFILALQRFWAEQGCVILQPYDMEMGAGTFHPATTLRALGPKPWNAAYVQPSRRPKDGRYGENPNRMQHYYQFQVIMKPSPPNLQELYLKSLAAIGIDSAVHDIRFVEDDWESPTLGAWGLGWECWCDGMEVSQFTYFQQVAGVECAPVAGELTYGLERLAMYVQGVDRVYDLNFNGRDGDAKVTYGDVFLQAEREYSKHNFEVADTAMLFEQFKMAEAACKKYLDAGWREGGNRRQHLMALPAYDQCIKASHVFNLLDARGVISVTERQSYILRVRELAKACGEAWIHTEAGGAA; encoded by the coding sequence ATGGACGCCTCATTGCCCGCCCATATGCGCCCGGAACGCTCGTTCCAGGGCTTCATCCTCGCGCTCCAGCGGTTCTGGGCCGAGCAGGGCTGCGTGATCCTGCAGCCCTACGACATGGAGATGGGCGCAGGCACCTTCCATCCGGCGACCACGCTGCGCGCGCTCGGGCCCAAGCCGTGGAACGCGGCCTATGTGCAGCCCTCGCGCCGGCCGAAGGATGGCCGCTACGGCGAGAACCCGAACCGGATGCAGCACTACTACCAGTTCCAGGTCATCATGAAGCCGTCGCCGCCGAACCTTCAGGAGCTGTACCTGAAGTCGCTCGCCGCGATCGGCATCGATTCCGCCGTGCACGACATCCGCTTCGTCGAGGACGATTGGGAGAGCCCGACGCTCGGCGCCTGGGGCCTGGGGTGGGAGTGCTGGTGCGACGGCATGGAAGTCAGCCAGTTCACCTATTTCCAGCAGGTCGCGGGCGTTGAATGCGCGCCGGTCGCGGGCGAGCTCACCTACGGGCTCGAGCGCCTCGCGATGTATGTGCAGGGCGTCGATCGCGTCTACGACCTCAATTTTAATGGCCGCGACGGCGATGCCAAGGTCACCTATGGCGACGTCTTCCTGCAGGCCGAGCGGGAATATTCGAAGCACAATTTCGAAGTCGCCGACACCGCGATGCTGTTCGAGCAGTTCAAGATGGCGGAAGCGGCCTGCAAGAAATATCTCGACGCCGGATGGCGCGAAGGCGGCAACCGGAGGCAGCACCTGATGGCGCTGCCGGCCTATGACCAGTGCATCAAGGCGAGCCACGTCTTCAACCTGCTCGATGCGCGCGGCGTGATCTCGGTGACGGAGCGCCAGAGCTACATTTTGCGCGTCCGCGAATTGGCAAAAGCCTGCGGCGAGGCCTGGATC